The DNA segment ACATGCTCTTGTGTCTATGTATATGAAGCATTTGCTATAGCTTTCGTGTGAGAGTATTCATTATACTCTCTTTTTTCGTTAATAATCGACGAATCGTAATGAGATTACAGAAAATATATAGTTAAAGGTGATAGGTTATTGACAAATGTGGTGTACTATTTGTATAATACACTTGAAGAGGTGATATGATGAACGTATTCAGTGATCTGAAGCTTAATAATAAAACGAGCGTTTATCTCCAAATCATCCAACATGTGAAACGCAAGATTCTGAATAAAAGCATTGCTTGCTATACGCCGCTGCCCTCACGCAGAGAGCTGGCATCCTTTTTATCCATCAATCCAAATACGGTACAGAAATCGTATAAGCTAATGGAGGAAGAAGGTATTTTGCGTACCATGAGCAATGTAAAAAGTGTGGTCTATGTTGATGAGCAAATCATAGAACGGCTGCAGCAGGAAATGATTCAGGAAACCGTGGATGATTTCATCGCCAACTGCCGCGAATGCGGACTCCCATTTCAGAAGGTGATAGCTATTCTGAGCACACGTTGGGACATCTGATTTTTTGTTTATAAGAAGTGTACTACTTAAGTAATACAGAAAGCGAGGGACTTAGTATGCTGCACATTGAACATCTTACAAAGGATTACGGGAACGGACAGGGGGTATTCGATATCTGTCTGGATTGTGAAAGGGGACAGATCATCGGTCTTGTTGGGAGCAACGGAAGCGGGAAAACAACGCTGATCAAAACCATCCTGCAGCTTCTGCCTTTTCAGGAGGGAACGATTACATGGAAGGGATCGGAAATCAAGGACATCTTTGATGATATAGCCTATATCACAGACACATTAAGCTTTCTGCCGGATATGAATCCAAGGACATATGGCGGCTTCCTAAAGGACTTTTATCCAAAATTTAACATGGAGCGCTACAACCGTATTTTACAGCATTTTGAAATTGACAGCCGTAAGAGGCTGAAGAAGATGTCTGCCGGACAGAAGCTGAAGGTTGAAATCGCTGCCGGTTTCTCACAGGGTGCACATCTGCTGTTACTGGATGAGCCGTTTTCCAATCTGGATGTATTCTCAAAGCAGGATTCTATCAAGATGCTGCTGAGTCTGTTAAACGATGAGGAAACGGTACTGATTTCCTCTCACGATATTGACGACATCGATAAGGTTATCGACCGGGCAGTTGTACTTCGCCGTGGCAGAATCGTTCAGGATGTCTGCATGGAGGAGCTACATGATCAGGGATTATCCTTAAAGGAATGTCTGAACGATATAGAAAAATATGATCCAAACAGAGTGAATCTTCTGTTTGAGGAAGGAAGTGATCCGCATGAAGAGCTTCCAGACGCATAGGGAGCATATTTCCAAGCTGATGTATTATCAGCTGCATCGTACAGGAAAGGTGTATGTGCTGTTTGTGGCTGTGCTGGTACTGCTGCCGCTGATTTCCATGAGTATAAAGGATATCTCGTTTTTTCAAAAGGGGTATTATAATGAATTTTTACTGACACCAACGTGTGCACTTGTATTTCCTATTGTTATATTTTTATGGCTGCTGTATTCCATCTTTGATCTGAAGCGGTTGAAATGGAAATACAATGTACAGGACCGGGAGCTGATTCTGCCGGTTTCCCGAACAGATTTAATCCTGTCCAATATATTGTTTACGTTACTGAGTCTGTATGCCTTTTATGTATTGCAAAGCATCGTATATTATGCAGGATATCAGATTTATAATTTAAAAAGTCCGCAGATATTGCTGCACAACGGATTTTTCCTGTCAATGACGCGAACGCAGTATTATACCTCTATGTTTCTGCCGTTGCATGTCAGCGGATACCTGCTACAGCTTCTGTATAGTGTGATCATATCACTATTTGTTGTTTGTATCGGAAGATTCGGTTTTCGTAGAAATAAGCTGATCCTGTTTTTAATGCTTCTGTATATTCTGATTCCGGTTCTGATCAATCTCTATGGAAGCTATTATCAGGTAAACTTATATGATATGCCTGAGGGAATTGAGAAAACCATGTTATCCTTGTATATAAAAGTTTATTATAACGGCTGGCAGCGTTTGTATCTGATACCTGTATGCGTGCTTATGTTCGCAGGCTTACTAAGAAAAACACGCCGTAAGGCATGGTAGGCAGGTGAAGAGTATGAAAAAATATTGCAGTTATCTACCGGTATGCATGCTGTGTCTGATCGTCTTGTTATCTCAGCTGGTTTCCAGCAGACGCAATAATTTCAGCGTGGGACTCAGTACAATAGCTGAACAGGAAAATAAGGCTGTGGGGGATCCTAAAGAAATTGAAGATTTACACTACTCGTTTTATATCGCAGATGCAATCATGAATGGCAAAAGTGTTGAAAGTGGAAATGCCTGGCGCATTGATGCGAAGGGAAATCACTTCCAGGTTACCTATGAGCCTCAAAAGATGTATACTACTTACCGTTACAAAGAATCAGAAGATACTTCAACTCTTGTAGATGTTAGACCTGTCTATGATCAGGAAACAATGCCGGTATCCGATAATGTGTTGAATTGTGATACCTATTACAGTGACGGTGCACCAGTTTGTAGTTATGAAGCAGATTTGAAGCAGTTATCGTATGAAATCGTTTTTGAACAATACGATACGTCGGGTAAAAAAGCTGAAAAATTGAAAAATAACTATACGAATACGTATACACTTCTGGCAAAGAGTGGAAAAAAGGATATACCGGTTACTTACAATGAAGCATACAATAGGGGAAAGAAACAAATGTATATAAGAACAACATTCAGTGATGGGAATGCGGATGATAAATACGGGAATCTGAAAATTTATGAAGCTTCCAGGGCATCCATAGCAAAAATCCATGGTGATACGTATATCAGTATCGGTGCCCTGCAGTTCGATGTGAATTTTGATCTGGTGGAATTTGATAAGGATCCTACCGGAATTTATAAAATTGACAAGGCTGGTAAGGTATCACAAATCCTGTCGATGAATGTAAAAAAAGAGACTATTTTATATATGACGGCGTTCAAAGAACGTTTGGCAGCGGTTGTTGAAAAAAACGGGAAGCTGTACGGCCATCTGTATTCCACAAATGGAAAGCTTCTGGATGAATTCTTGTTTGAAGAAGAACTAAATCAGACAAACAGCCTCATGCTGTATGCGGAAGAGGATGCTTTAATGTATATACAAGAACCGATTTATAACAGTATGGAGCGTGATGTGCGGATATATGATATCAGCGACAATAAGCTGAAACAGATAGACCGTATGGTGCTTGCTGAAAAACAAATAACGGCATTGGATGGCTTTATGATAGATGCCATACTGCATTATGACCGGACAAAAGGCGTCCTGTATTCGATTGTCAATAATAACACTACCCTGAGCATTACAGCACAAAATAAAAAGAAGGTATTATACAGCAGCAGCTTATTCGGTGATTACAGCGATGATGATAAGCTGGCACTTGCGGACACTGTAGAGCTCACCACGGCCAATGCCTATGAAAAAATAATTTCAGATTTTTTAAATACACAGAAAAGAAATATATTTGATATTCGTTTGTTAAAGGCTGGTGATGATACATGAAAAAATACATGATGTATCTTCTTCCTGCACTGCTTCTGGCAATTCCTCTTTCTTCCGCAGTTGTATGGACACAAAGAAATAATATGCATATAGGTCTGCGGGAAACAAAGGATAATGAATTTGCGGCTCTCGGTGATGCAGATGCTATTAAAAATCTTTCCTACCGGTTTACTGTTACGGATAGTGTCAATATCTGGCGTATTGACGGCAAAGGAAATCAGCTAAAGGCAGTGTATGATCCACAAGGTAAGACTGCACAGTTTGGGGTATATGATAGTGAGGAAAGCTATCAGCTGCAGCCTGTTTTTGAGGACAGCATGAAGATGAATTCATTCATAGATAGAACTGTATCCGACGTTGATAGCCGTTGGCATATGATAGGGAGTGTAGAAGCAATCACATATCGTTTACTGCATGAGAAAAAACAATTTGATGAAAAGCCGGATGATACAGGCATATCCTTTCGCATTTCATCTCTCCTGGATGAGCGGCCATTGAACATCAGCTATGATTTTACAGAGCCGCAGGCCACGCTGCAATGCGACATGCAAAATGATACAGGCGGGGATCCGTATATGAATGCACGCATGATGGGAATGTATGAGGAAGGGCGTTATATGATTCCTGATAAATATGGGTTTTTCAATATCAATCCCATGCAATTCAGTATTGATTTTTCCCTTGTGAATATAGAAAAGAATCCGGGCGGTATTTACAAAATGGAACATGGGGTAGTAAAGAAAATTGTTTCCCTTCCACTCGGCTCTCAGGATATTCTGAGAATGACAAGTACGGATAAGCTGCTTGCCGTATTGACACTGGAGCATACAAATGAATTGTATATTCATACCTTTGACCACAGCGGGAAGGAGCTTGGAAACAAAAAGCTGCCTGTAAAGCTGGAGGATGCCACCGAGCTTCTGCTTCAGTTTGGAAAGGATCAGCAGCTGCTTGCCGGCTATCACCAAATGTTTGAAAAGGGAATTCATGTCCATGTTCTTGAACAGCGTGATCAGGGCTTGCAGCAGAAGGATGAAATTACGATACCAACGGAGCTGGCTGAAAGTACAGATCAAAAAATCCTGCAGTATGAGGATGGCATTTTATACTATCTGCAGGCAATCTACAACAATGAAGGACAGATTTATATCGGAGCTGCGAATAAGGATAAGGTTTTGTACAGCAGTGAGGTGTATGGGGAATATCAGGAGGATGAACAGCTTACGCCTCTTGACTTTTATAACCAAAAGGTATCCGCGTATGAGAAGCTGATAGCAGGCTTTACCTTTGATCGTGGAAGATCATTGGATACACTGGAGCTGTTGGAAATAAGGTAGGTGAAAACTATGACGAGGGAATTTGAAAATTTGAATCTGCTTCTGTATTACCGCTGGAAGCGAAGCTGGAAATTTTATGGAATTGTCTTTGCAATCTATTTGATTACGTGTCTGGGACTCTTGTTTATGAAGGGGGAACAGATTGGCTGGGTACGCTATGAGGTGTATTTTGGCTCACGCCCATGTCTAATCATGTTTCTTATTGCATTCAGTGTGCTTGTCGTGTATGGTGTAGCAACGCTCTTATACATGCAGCTGCGCTCAAATGCACTGCATCGTTATTTGATTCTTCCACGCTCCCGTGTAGCCTTCATGCTCTCGGAACTGCTTATGAATATCAGTGCCATCGTATTCCTGCTGTTGCTGCAGTATGCGGTGTATTATATAGGATATTGCTACTATATGACGCTTGCGCCCTTCTATAACCTGAAAAACGGTTTCTATTTATCTATTGTCAGAAGTGACATGCTGAAATACTTGTTCCCATTAACGATAACACAGCTTCTGATTATCGCATGCAGCATTGTAACGGTATCCGCAATGACCGTATATCTGGGCGTTTACTACCAGAAACTGCAGAGCTATCTTCTTTTTATAGTAGCATTTGGCTGTATCCTTTATGTGTGGGGAATCCCCTATGGCATACAGTTCTGCTTACAGCGCGGTATACAGCTGGCTCTCATGCTGCTGATTGCCGGCGTGATGGCACTGAGATTTCGATATGCAATGCTTCAGAATCAGTATGGAGGACGATAATATGAAACGGCATATGATCCTATTTCCTCTGTTGCTTGCCGCACTCTTTTTCATCAGTACCCTGCTGTATATGGCAAAGCCGCAATTTTCCCTTGTACTAAAAACAAGCAGCGGGAATATCCGGGAGGTGGAGGGTCTGCAATACAGCCTGACGCTTGCAGATGATGCCATGCGCTGGGATGTTAGTGGCAACGGTGCTGAACTCACCTATACGACTGCATTTCTGAAGGAGAATGAATCACTTTCGCTGGAATATGCGACGTTCAGCGAGGGGTTTTACCTCTATATTCCACGCTTATTGGAAGGAAAAAAGCTTACAGATTATGAATTGGAACAAAGCAAGCCTGTAGACGATATGCGCTATGAGGAACAAACAACGGCGGGTTTCTATAATGTTGATGATGTCAGCGTTGATCTGCTCGTGAAAACAGATAAAGGATATGCATGCTTTCCAAGTGGCTTGCATCAGAGCTTTCCCAATACCCGTGGCACCATCCTGCACCTGCAGGCGGATGATCAGCTGTATTTTAAAAGCAATCCCAAACGTTATGGTAAATTAAAGGGAGAGGGACTGTGGCATCCTTATACGAAGCTGAAGGATAAAACGCTTGTAACGCTATACGATGCAGGAAATGGCACCAGTGGACGATACCGTGTTTTCGAAATCGAAAAGGCCCTGCAAAGTGAGGATATGCCGGATATAAAGAAAGCAAGGCAGGAATCAAGGGTAGCTGAGTTTATTGTCTTTGATCCGTCTGTGGTTACGATTTCCGATATGATCAGCTATAACGATCAGCTGTATGTCGCTGTACAGAAAAATAACCAGAGCTGGCTTCAGCTTTATGATGTGAATGGACAGCTTATAAAGGAAGAAAAATTACAAAAAAATATCGTATTTCACCATTTTGATATACAAGAGGATAAGCTTCTCATATTGACATCCAAGAGAAATGAGAGCTATCTGGATGTGTACGATAAGGAAACGCAGATTATGAGAATAACATCTCCGATTTCTCTTGCCTCATCCAAATTGAAGCTGCAGGGGAATAAGCTGTTTGCACTGAATCTGAAGCAGCTGGAAAACTCATCGCAGCATCAGCTGGAAATCAGTGTGTTTGATTCTAAGAAGCTGGTATTTGACGGGTATGTCAGGGGAGAGTTTGAAGAGGATGAAAAGGCATATGCACATTTTAAACAGATACAAAGGGTAACTCCTGCAGAGCAGGATCAGCCGGTTATGCCGGCCGTGAAGGTTCGCGATATATATGCGTATGGCTTTAGGGAATAGACCGTAATGCGATAGTGCGGTCTTTTTCTTTGCAAAATATGCAGTAGAAAAAAAGGAAGGAATACCGTATACTTATAATATAGGAAATTAAGAATGACACAGCCAATGCGGTTGTGTTCTCACTTTATTTCCCGTAAGCATGACGTTTCATGTCAATAGCAGGAATTACAGCGATATACGTTTTCTTGGGTATCCGATATTACCACCCCATGAATGGCGTATATGAGAAAGAAGGTACACACATGAGCAATCTGCGCAAGGATCTGATTTTGTGGAGTGATACATTGCAGGACTTCCATCTTCCCCGCTGGGAGGAGCTGCCCAATTTTGATTTATATCTCGATCAGGTGATTACGCTGATTGAGGGATATCTGCAGCATCTCTTTGATGAGGAAAATGATACCATTTTAACATCCGCAATGATCAATAATTATGTAAAGCTGAAGCTGATACCCAAGGCTGAAAAAAAGCGCTATAACCGGGTACATATCGCCTATCTGATCGCTATTACCATTTTGAAACAGGTACTGACGATCAGTGAGGTAAAGCAGGGGATTGAGTATCAGGCCGGTATCAACGGTCTGAAGGAGGCATTTAATCTGTTTTGTGAAGAACAGGAAACGGCGATTAAGGCAGTCGCGGATCATATAAAGAAGCAGGACAGTGCCTTTCAACTGGAAGGGATCACTGTTCAGAATACGGCAATTAAAATGGCAACGATGTCATTTGCAGGAAAGCTTGTCGCAGAAAAGATACTCCATCTTCAAAATTCCTATACCAGACGGTTATAATGTCATATGGAAAACAGCTGCTTATCAAACAAACGATGCAGCTGTTTTTTTAATGATGATTATGTAAATGATAGGGAGGTGCTGTTCTTGCGGTTTCCACAACAAGGATGCGAATTTGTTGGAATTTTGGAAACAGGGGATCCTCAGAAAGAATCTGCTGGATGGCATTTAAGCGCTTCACACCATCCACACAACGATACCCGTTTTCCAGTCTTTTGACATGAATGGGAAAATTCAGTCCGATGCGCTTCAGACTGCAGTATAAGGCGTCCGTATATGCGCATTCATTAAATTGTATTTCATGTAAAGCAGCTGTTTCTATTTTCATAATTGCCTCTCATTCTTTGCTTTGTGTGTGACTACAGGTGTTATAGGGAAGGGGGGGAAAGCTTTTCGCTAAAAATCGCTACTGCTATCTACCCCATCGGATTGTCATGCTTATTCTATCACATTTTTAAAAGAATCTGAAGAAATCTTAAAATGATGTGATAAGTATATGAAATATGTTACAATAGGCAAAGGTGATAGGGATGAAGGATTTTTTTACGTTTTATACAGATATTAAAGATATGGCAGTACCATTTACGGCGTTCAGCCTCTACCATATGCTCTTTCTGGCAGTATCGGCTGTTGGGATTGCGGTATTGTTTTCGTATTATCGGCGCCAGGATGCCGTGATACAACGCCGTATGCAGGTGATTATGGCAGTTTATTTTCTGGTGGAGGAGCTGCTGTATACAACCTGGCTGTTTCTGTTTTGCCATGATAATGTATGGCATCAGATTCTGCCTTTGGAATTATGCTCCCTGTGCGTTTATATGAATGCACTGACAGTATATTTAAAAAGGGATACCCTGCGTTTTTTCAGTGGTGTGGTTGGTCTTTGTGCAGGCCTTGTCGCTATGCTGTATCCGGCTAATATCAGTGAATTATATCCGGTACTATCTTATCGGACAATTAACTTTTATGCATTGCATGCGGCATTCGTACTGTTTGCGCTGATTCAGCTGCAGGATCATACGCTCTTGCAATATCATTATATGAAAAAGAATTTTCTGATCATTTGTGGCATGTTCACAACTGCATTCGTTATCAATCTGAATTTACATACACAGTATATGTTTGTCGGTGTACCGCCGAAAATCAGCTTCATAGCAAGTCTGTACAAGGTAACCGGTGTAATGATGTTTCTTCCGGTTATTCTGGTCACTCTGTTTTTGATACAATGCATTGTTTTATACATACTGCGCAAGGTATACCGTGTGGATAACAGGATTGCATAAGCACACAGGAAAAAGCCATATCCGAATGTATGTAAAATGTCATAAGCGCTGTATGCTTCTTTAGCTCATAAATACGGTGGGATTTTGTTTAGGAAATATCTGAGTATTTCATCCCGGAGAGACATAGTATTTTGATTTGTGATAATTCTGTGATTTTTCAGTCAAATAAGTTTACAAATTTTACCAAAATGTAATACAATAGGTTTGTAAAGTTAAAAGGAGGATATTTGATTATGGCTAAATTTGTATGTAGTGTTTGCGGTTACGTTCATGAAGGGGATGCAGCTCCTGAATTCTGCCCAATTTGCAAGGCACCTGCTGAAAAATTCACAAAACAGGAAGGTGAAATGAGCTGGGCTGCTGAGCATGTGGTTGGTATAGCACAGGGTGCTCCAGAAGATATCATGAAGGATCTGCGTATGAACTTTGAAGGTGAATGCAGCGAAGTGGGTATGTATCTGGCAATGGCTCGCGTGGCACATCGTGAAGGATATCCTGAAATTGGTATGTATTATGAAAAAGCAGCTTATGAGGAAGCAGAGCATGCCGCAAAATTTGCAGAGCTTCTGGGTGAGGTGATTACCGATTCCACAAAGAAAAATCTGGAAATGCGTGTAGATGCTGAAAATGGCGCAACTGCAGGAAAATTTGATCTTGCAAAACGTGCAAAGGCTCTGAATCTTGATGCAATTCACGATACTGTTCATGAAATGGCTCGTGATGAGGCAAGACACGGAAAAGCATTCAAGGGTCTGCTGGATCGTTATTTTAAATAATATGCAGAACAGGCAGCTGATATGGCTGTCTTTTTTTATCTGATAAGAATTTCGTTGCGGCTAGAAGAATAAGAAAAACAGCTTTGAAGATCGGATAAAACCATATTAGAAAAGAATTATAATATAATAAAGTTAAGGGATGAAGTAACTCTGTTTGTAGATAAATAATGCTATTTAAAGGTAAACGATATCATTTGAAGAGAAATAAGAGAAATGATATGAAAATAAACAATGTCATTTGAAGGTGAACGATATAATATGAAGATTAACAATGTCATTTGAAGGTAAACAATATAATATGAAGAGTAATAATATCATTTAAAAATAAATGTCGCAATTCGTTTCTATGCTATACAATGAGATAAATATAATCGCATAGTTCATGAACATTTTCTTACAATATGGGAAGGCATTTGACATTTTCACGCAGATACGGTATACCTAAAGAAAAAGGATGGATGATATGCTGAAGCTGAACCACATCACACTGGAAAAAGAGGGACAGGAGCATCTGATTGAGGATGTGTCTTTCTGCTTTTCTGATACAGGCTTTATCAGTATACACGGGGATGATGAAGACATGCTGCTGCAGCTGGCAAGGCTTCTTTCCGGCTTTTCCAAACCGGCCTGCGGGACATTGGAATACCAGGATACTGTAATTGAGCAATTCAGCGAGGATGAGCTTTGCCGCTACCGTACCTCCTGTACGGCTTCCCTGTTTTGTGATTTTCAGCTGCTGGAACAAAGATCCGTACTGGATAATATCCATCTTACCTCTCAGGTTGATGAGCAGGAGCTAGATGAATTATTGAAGCAGTGGGGACTTTATGGGAAAAAAGAAACATGGATCGAGGATCTGGATTTCGATGATCATATTCGCATGGTTCTTCTGCGCATTTTGCTGCGTCATCCGCAGATACTCATTGTATATCCGCCAAGCTCCCCCTTTTCCGCAAGAGAATGGGGAAGGATGTATCCACTGCTGAAAAAGCTAAGCACAGAGCTTCTTGTGATTGTCATACAGGATGAAAACAGCTATACCTGGAGTGATCGTATCATTGAATTTGAAGCAGGCTATGTCATATCCGATTCCTGCGGTAAGGGAGCTGGTAAGGAAGCAGGCTTTGTTCAAGCTGTGGATTTTCATATGGAGCCTGCTATGGAAAAACGCATTTTAACCAGGCTGCATCACCGCTTTCGTCTGAAATACCTGCTGCTGATGCTCTTGCATTTAACCGCTTTTGTACTTGTATCAACCGCGGTTTTCTCTACTACACTGGATGTTACAGAGATTGAAATGCTGTATCTGAAGCAGAATAATCTCACCAGCATTGCAGTGGAAAAGCATGCGACTGGCACCAGTGGGGATATATATGAAAAAAAATATGTTCCTATGCAGGATTCCGATTTAAAAGCATTGCAGAAGGAATTACATGGGGATGTATTTGCCGACTATGTACCTGTCAATACCAGCATTGCCACACAGATAAGCTATCTTACCTCTGCGGATAACTATGCAGTAATTGAAATGAAGCATTCCGATATGGCAGGCCTACAGAACCTGTATGGCCATTATCCTGAAAATGTGTATGAGACAGCGATCACCTATCAGACTGCCCTGGATTTATTTTCAGCGACGGAAGGGATACAGGCACCTGAATTTTATTTGTATCAGACGGTAAGCTGGTATGGTCTGCCGCTGACAGTCACCGGCATTATAGATGAAAAGCAGTCAAACAGCAACCTCTCTTTGAATATGACAGGCTATGCAGGCAGTACGAGTGAGGCATCTAGTCTGAACAGCCGTTCCCTGTATGTTTATCCCGGCTTTCACAAACATCACAGTATGCAGGAGCAGCAGGCATTTGTACCTTCTCATAAACGGTTTATTGATACCCTGACCCTGCGCTCCTATGAGGTTGGCAATATATATCCGATTCCCTATGCGAACGCCTATTATTTCTATGACGGGAAACAGCTGCATCTGGATAATGACGGGAATAATGAATCTATGGTCAAAGAGGACGAGGTTCTTCTGGATTTTTCCATGGCGTTGAAGCTTGGCTATCAGTCGCGCTATATTCAGGGCTTTCGTGACGGCGGGGTTTCCTGGGATATGCGTGAGGCTGATTACTGCAGCTTTATAAAGAACTGGATCGGTAAAACGATACAGGTACAGGCATATGCGATCGATACGGCACCGGATGACAGTACTCTGATGAAGAAAACCGTTACAATCAAAGGCTTTTTGTTTCCTATCACCTGGGAGTTTGATGAGAACTATGTAAAAAGTGAGGGAAGTATTCTGATGAATAAACATGCGGTAGCTGACAGTATGCAGCCAAACAGTATGATACAGAGTGTTTATTTTCATACGGAAAAGGAAGCGGATATGCGCGGGGCATTGCAGTATCTGCGTCAGCATCCTACATATTCTGCTTTTTTCAGCCGCTCCCGTTTATTACAGTTCTTTGTAGTTGATTTAAAGAAAATGAGCTTTCTTTTGTTTATGAGCGGAGGTTGTGCGATGCTGTTATCCATCACCCTGCTTATCCATCTGTTAAATCTGATTATGGAGGATGGAAAAAAGGAAATGAGCATTTATTATATGTTTGGGGAGCATATGCATGTATTAAAGCAGTTTTATGAGCAGCATATGAGTACCCTTCTGCGCAAGCATACTATTGCCGGCTGTCTTATGGCAACCTTGGTGGTAGCTGTATTTGTGGGTATGATTTATCTGAAGCTGTCCGCAGATATTTCCATTCTGCTGTCACTGTTTTTGCCTTTACTGGTTGCGGCTGCATATTTGCTCTGCATGATTTTCCTGATTCATCAGCTTGTAAAGCGGAAATGTATTGTTGAGGAGCTGTTTTGTGATGAGGAAACCAGAAAAGTATGATAAAATAACCGGGTAAGTGAGGATGATTATGAACGAACAAT comes from the Erysipelotrichaceae bacterium 66202529 genome and includes:
- a CDS encoding GntR family transcriptional regulator, with the translated sequence MNVFSDLKLNNKTSVYLQIIQHVKRKILNKSIACYTPLPSRRELASFLSINPNTVQKSYKLMEEEGILRTMSNVKSVVYVDEQIIERLQQEMIQETVDDFIANCRECGLPFQKVIAILSTRWDI
- a CDS encoding ATP-binding cassette domain-containing protein; translated protein: MLHIEHLTKDYGNGQGVFDICLDCERGQIIGLVGSNGSGKTTLIKTILQLLPFQEGTITWKGSEIKDIFDDIAYITDTLSFLPDMNPRTYGGFLKDFYPKFNMERYNRILQHFEIDSRKRLKKMSAGQKLKVEIAAGFSQGAHLLLLDEPFSNLDVFSKQDSIKMLLSLLNDEETVLISSHDIDDIDKVIDRAVVLRRGRIVQDVCMEELHDQGLSLKECLNDIEKYDPNRVNLLFEEGSDPHEELPDA
- a CDS encoding sugar ABC transporter permease translates to MKSFQTHREHISKLMYYQLHRTGKVYVLFVAVLVLLPLISMSIKDISFFQKGYYNEFLLTPTCALVFPIVIFLWLLYSIFDLKRLKWKYNVQDRELILPVSRTDLILSNILFTLLSLYAFYVLQSIVYYAGYQIYNLKSPQILLHNGFFLSMTRTQYYTSMFLPLHVSGYLLQLLYSVIISLFVVCIGRFGFRRNKLILFLMLLYILIPVLINLYGSYYQVNLYDMPEGIEKTMLSLYIKVYYNGWQRLYLIPVCVLMFAGLLRKTRRKAW
- a CDS encoding alpha-mannosyltransferase gives rise to the protein MTREFENLNLLLYYRWKRSWKFYGIVFAIYLITCLGLLFMKGEQIGWVRYEVYFGSRPCLIMFLIAFSVLVVYGVATLLYMQLRSNALHRYLILPRSRVAFMLSELLMNISAIVFLLLLQYAVYYIGYCYYMTLAPFYNLKNGFYLSIVRSDMLKYLFPLTITQLLIIACSIVTVSAMTVYLGVYYQKLQSYLLFIVAFGCILYVWGIPYGIQFCLQRGIQLALMLLIAGVMALRFRYAMLQNQYGGR
- a CDS encoding DUF1836 domain-containing protein translates to MSNLRKDLILWSDTLQDFHLPRWEELPNFDLYLDQVITLIEGYLQHLFDEENDTILTSAMINNYVKLKLIPKAEKKRYNRVHIAYLIAITILKQVLTISEVKQGIEYQAGINGLKEAFNLFCEEQETAIKAVADHIKKQDSAFQLEGITVQNTAIKMATMSFAGKLVAEKILHLQNSYTRRL
- a CDS encoding NADH peroxidase, encoding MAKFVCSVCGYVHEGDAAPEFCPICKAPAEKFTKQEGEMSWAAEHVVGIAQGAPEDIMKDLRMNFEGECSEVGMYLAMARVAHREGYPEIGMYYEKAAYEEAEHAAKFAELLGEVITDSTKKNLEMRVDAENGATAGKFDLAKRAKALNLDAIHDTVHEMARDEARHGKAFKGLLDRYFK